In Lepus europaeus isolate LE1 chromosome 9, mLepTim1.pri, whole genome shotgun sequence, the following are encoded in one genomic region:
- the FEZF2 gene encoding fez family zinc finger protein 2 gives MASSASLETMVPPACPRAGASPATSKTLAFSIERIMAKTSEPRAPFEPRPGALEADGSQSKKLLNLCSPLPCMIPLQPLGYEVPSKTLLSYSELWKSSLRAGCGGGGGGGGGGGGGGGGGAPVCGASGLCKTNCGVCCKAELGLAPSALPAGRVIKPQVINQAVGLPASGSLYYFNYLDSTAYQPSELLGGHLFPSGLLNAQAPAALAAHPKLFLLENAKLAGLAADKFPHPAPYPHKERLPAPLEQVLKENSALTAERSGVKGHSKLPGGPADGKPKNFTCEVCGKVFNAHYNLTRHMPVHTGARPFVCKVCGKGFRQASTLCRHKIIHTQEKPHKCNQCGKAFNRSSTLNTHIRIHAGYKPFVCEFCGKGFHQKGNYKNHKLTHSGEKQYKCTICNKAFHQVYNLTFHMHTHNDKKPFTCATCGKGFCRNFDLKKHVRKLHDSVGPAAPSAKDLTRTVQS, from the exons ATGGCAAGCTCCGCTTCCCTGGAGACCATGGTGCCCCCGGCCTGTCCGCGCGCCGGAGCGTCGCCGGCTACTTCCAAGACGCTGGCCTTCTCCATCGAGCGCATCATGGCCAAGACGTCGGAGCCCCGCGCGCCCTTTGAGCCCCGGCCTGGGGCGCTAGAGGCCGACGGCAGCCAGAGCAAGAAACTGCTCAACCTCTGCTCGCCGCTGCCCTGTATGATCCCCCTGCAGCCCCTCGGCTACGAGGTGCCGTCCAAGACACTGCTCAGTTACTCGGAGCTCTGGAAAAGCAGCCTCCGGGCGGGCTGCGGCGGTggcggtggaggaggaggaggaggcggcggcggcggcggcgggggggccCCGGTGTGCGGCGCCAGCGGCTTGTGCAAAACCAACTGTGGCGTGTGCTGTAAGGCCGAGCTGGGCCTGGCGCCGTCTGCGCTGCCCGCGGGCAGGGTCATCAAGCCGCAGGTCATCAACCAGGCGGTGGGGCTGCCGGCCAGCGGCTCTCTCTACTACTTCAACTACCTGGACTCGACCGCTTACCAGCCTTCCGAGCTTCTCGGCGGCCACCTCTTCCCCTCCGGCCTCCTCAACGCGCAGGCCCCGGCCGCCCTGGCGGCTCACCCCAAGCTCTTTCTGCTGGAGAATGCCAAGCTGGCCGGCCTGGCCGCGGACAAGttcccccatccagctccctaccccCATAAGGAGCGCTTGCCCGCGCCGTTGGAGCAGGTGCTGAAGGAGAACTCGGCCTTGACCGCCGAGCGCAGCGGCGTCAAGGGCCACAGCAAGCTGCCCGGGGGCCCGGCGGACGGCAAGCCCAAAAACTTCACCTGCGAGGTGTGCGGCAAG GTTTTTAACGCTCACTATAACCTCACCCGCCACATGCCTGTCCACACCGGAGCCCGACCGTTTGTGTGCAAAGTCTGCGGGAAAGGCTTCCGACAGGCCAGCACGCTCTGCAGACACAAAATCATCCACACCCAG GAAAAACCACATAAATGCAACCAGTGCGGCAAAGCCTTCAACCGGAGCTCCACGCTCAACACGCATATCCGCATCCACGCAGGCTACAAGCCCTTCGTCTGCGAATTTTGCGGCAAAGGCTTTCACCAAAAAG GGAACTACAAGAACCACAAGCTGACCCACAGCGGCGAGAAGCAGTACAAATGCACTATCTGCAACAAGGCTTTCCACCAGGTCTACAACCTGACCTTCCACATGCACACCCACAACGACAAGAAGCCTTTCACGTGCGCCACTTGCGGCAAAGGGTTTTGCAGAAACTTTGACTTAAAGAAACACGTGCGCAAACTCCACGACAGCGTGGGCCCCGCCGCCCCCTCCGCAAAGGACCTAACCAGGACAGTGCAGAGCTGA